TCCACGAGATCAAGAGCGTCAGTGCAGCAAGTGCGGGTGCCGCGGCGATGATCGCGGGGAAAAGCCTGGCACGTATGGAGTAGGCATCGAAGAATCTAAAAATCTCCATCACAGTCCCTCCACCTCATTGGCAAACTCTTCCGCAACCGCCGGAACGGTACCGGGATGACCGGGGCCGTTGTAGTGAGAAATCCATTTCGTACGGGTTGTATAGACCTTGAAACCTCTCCGGATGAAAGCATTCGTCACCTGCGCGCGCGGGTAGTCGTGCTTGTTTGAACCGACCGAGCAGAACGCCGTACCGCTCACTGTGCCTTGTGGTTGCTTGGGGCCGAGCCACGCGTCCAAAACTGCAGGCGTCACGTTATGCCGGCTCCCATGATGTGGTACTTGCACGAACTTGGGCCTGTTGAAGCCAAGTTGTGCGCCAAAGTCGGCCGCCTCCGCCAAGCCGATGGGACCAACGTCAGCGGTAAGCAGTACACCCTTATCTCCGAGGACGGCGTACTGTACGACGCAACTTTCGTTGGACGCTGACGTCTCCGTGTTGCTCGCAAGCGTTTCGATGTCCCAGTTTTCAAGCAGTTTCTTCGCGCCTTCGAGGAAGGACCGCAGCAAGCCAAAACCTCGTGAATCTTCCGCACCGCTCGTATATCTCTCGGGCGTCTTGCCGAAATCGGGGATCGAGTTGATATAGCGGTCTCTCGCGGGCGCAAGCACGGTAAACGCCCCGATTCGCGCGCCCTGAAAGACCTCGTGGATGTGAGTCCCTTTTGCGATGGCCAGTCTCTCAAGCTCAACCAGATACGGGTGCCGCTCCTTGATGTTGTCGATCAGCCCCTGCAAGGTGAAATTGCCGTGAAAGTGATCAAGAATCTGATCTGAGTACATCCAGGGCCTGTTCATCCACAGATTTCTAACCTCGAACTTCTCCATCACGCCAATAAGCCCGGTCGCGTGATCGTCATCCGCGTGCGACAGCACCATGTGATTTATGACGGGATTCGTGTAGTGATTGTTGATGTGGCCGATGATGGTCTCGGCCGTGTCCGTGCGGCCTCCATCGACCACGTGGAGGTAGTACCCGCCGCCATCGTCGCCGTAGCGAATAACGATTGCGTCGCCGGAGCCCTCGCCAACGGGCAAGAAATCGACCTCATAGTTCATTGCTGCTGCCTCCTCGTTAGTGGCGGGCGACCTCGCAAATGAGGCCGTCGGGTTTCCAGACAAGCGACACGATCGGCAGGCCCGGCGCAAAGTCAGCGATGGCACCGAGCGTGTCCCGGTCCATTTGCGAATGGCTGCCCCCCATGGGATGGGTGTGCCAAGTGCCGATGTAGTGCAGATAGCCCAAGGTGTCGTTGCTTGCCCGGAGCAGTTGCTGCTGAAGCCCTTGGGTGCCGAGCACGAAGCGGCTCGGCTCCCGAATGCTATCGAGGGGGGCATCGATGACTTCGGCGATGACGATGGTTCGGCCAAAGTGGTCGATGTGGCCCAACAGAGCTCCGCCGGTTTCCAGGCGGCCGTATTGGGCAGCCTCGCGGACGATCCCCTCCACCACGTTGGCGCCGACACGAACACTCCAGCCGCCATCCCCTTCGGCTAAAAGCTCAGCAACAGGATCCACAGCGTAAGAACGCCAACTCATCCCGATGCCATCGCGCCCTTCGAGCCCGACCGCAAGCACGGCATGGGCGGGTACACCGCCAAGAAGCCATCTCTCGATCTGCATCGCTACGGTGGCAGCGCTGCGCGAAATGGTGCTGTCCGACATCGGCATGGTGATCGAGCGACAGTTGTCGCCGACGAACACTTCCGCAAGATCGCTTGCATCGCCTCTGATGGTCGTCCCAAGGGCGGGCTCGATGCGGCACAGGCGAAACAACTGTGCCAACAGATCATCGCAGCGTGGTTGACGCGCTGCCCCTTCCAGCAGCACGACCGCGACGGCGCCGCGGTTGTACATCATGCTGCGGACAAAACGGCCAGCAACCTTGGCGAGTGGCCTGCTGTGGGTCGCGGCTACTGCGACTTGCGCAGAAGCCGTCGTATCAAGGATCAATTGCGTGGAGGCATCGGCCACCTGCTCAAGCTTTGCGTCGTCCTCCAATAGCGAGATGATGTCGGCTGACTCGACCTTCACCTGCGCATGTCCAAGGCTCGCAATCAGCCCTCCCAGGTTCAGTGTCTTGTCCGGCGGATCCATGCTGACGGCAGCGTGACGCGCCAGGTTGTGCGGCATCAGAGATTCGTTGTCCACGAGAGTCAGTTGACCGAACCCCGCGCGTCCCAGGTGAAGCGCGATCTTGGAGCCCAGACTTCCACACCCAAGAATGGCAATACGCTGAGCCAAATCCGCCTTTCCAAAACCCGTGGTGTGGGCAAGCAACTTCGGGCTCAGCCGATGCACGTGATACGCGGGCAAGAGTTGCGCCTGTGCGATGTCAGGCTTGGCAGCACTGCATGGCAATCGCAATAGGTAGGGGATGAATTCGATATCCCTGCTTGAACCGATCAAGCGGACGGGGCGACGTGAGGCTAGGACGATACCCACGATAAAGTCACCCGGCCAAGGCCATAGTTTCGGGATGCTGGCCATCATGCTCGACTGCGAACAAATCGACTCGAGCTGCGAGAGCAGAGCTTTCGCATCGATCCCGAGTTCATCCACGCGCTGCGACAGCGAGCTCAAGTCATGGACAGTGTCAGGCTGATAAAGGTCGAAAGCCCTGGCGCTTTCACCTTCCCAAGGCGCCATCGCCACAAGAACAGGCGTATCGCCATGAAAAAGTGGCTTCCTCTGCTCTGCTGAATGCATATCTTGCGTGAACAGCGTGCGCTCGTTCTTGCCCGGAGATAAGCGCACCAAAATGTCATCGCCGATCTGCACGTAACGCGCTGGGATCATTGCCAGAGCACCATTGCGCGGCAGCGTGGCCACCATCGCATCAGCGTCAAAATCGAGCAGCACCTTCGAGTCACCCCTGCGTGTCGGCTCCCAGCCTTGCTGCAAATCCATCAGCTGGCCCGAGGCCGCACGTTCGAGCCAGTTGACAGCCTGATCGACGATGGCCTCGAAACCCGCTGCGTGCAGTAGATCGTTCAACGAGCCTTGGTAAACGCATGGCGGCACCAAGTTGCCCGCCTTGTGCGGATTGATATGAGGTAGTGCTGTCGGGAAGTCCTTGCGCAGGAAAAGAACTGGCCCCTCCATCGGATAGGTGGTCGGAAACCGGAAAATGAGCTCCTCCACAGCTCGTACCCCGGTGGCTGACACCCCGTCTACCGCCCGGCTGGGCAGATTGACGCGGATTTCCGCCGTGACAAAGATGAACGAGTCGATCTGCGCTGGCTCGTGAACCAGATGAACTTGCGGATGGCTGCGAAGCGCAGCCATCGCATCCGCCACGGCAATGGAAGCTTCTGGCAGGGTGGAAATCAGCCGTGCGGCCGAGGCGTTGCAGCTGACCCGATCACGGCGGCGGCCTTGCGGCCGGCCTCCTGCTTGGCCACCTGTTGGACACCCTGAGCGGTCACATTGAAAGTCAACGGCTCAGGCTCTTCCTCGCTGGGGATTTCACCGACGCATTTAAAGCTGCCGTTGGCGTCTTTCGCGATCGACTCGTATTCGCGCTTGGCACGGATGCACGGCGGATCCTTGTCGTCGTTCTTGATGGCGCGCGAACTGGCGACCACCACGGCCCCCGCACGTGTCACCCCCAGGGCGCTTCGTGCATCCGCGCTGACCTCCGCCTTCTCACGCAGCTCTGACCAGCTATCCCAGGACAGCGTGTGCCAGGAGCAGTGGTGCGGCGCGAGCAGCAAGTCGTATTCGAGCACCGCCTGGTTGCTCTTGTGTTTATTCCACAGGCGCTCCCAGATCAGGACTTCGGCATCGCCCGCCACCAGAAAGCGGCAGCCGTCGGAAGTCCTGGCGTCGGCCCCGATCTTCATATTGAGGATCACGCTCGAATGGTTCTTGCCGAGCTTCTCTTCTTCCGCGGCATCTGCCTGCTTGGGCATAGGCGCGAGCAGCGTCGCCGTGAAGTAGCCGGCCTTGTTGGCCGTGTTCACCGTGGAGAAGCTCTCGTCGACCTTCACCAGGATAGGCCCCAGATCGTCGGTCTTGCCACCCTCGTCCTCGCCCATCACAAGGATGCGGTCCCCCTCTTCCACGCCGGCGAAACCTTTGGTCCGATTGACCCCGACCCGGCGCTTCGCCTCCTTGTTGAATGCTTTGGCGTCGTCGCACAGCACGTGCGATTTGTCCGCTCGCCGGTACACCAGCGGCGACGACCAGACCTCGCGAATCACGATCTTCTTCTCCGCATCTGGCTTCTCGTCGTCGGCGTAGTCGGCCAGTGGTCCCAGATGGAAGTGCTTTTGCAGACCGCGGATGTGGTCCTCGTCGGGATGGGTCATCAGAAACGCATCCACATAAGGCCGCTTCTTTGCATCCCGCTTGAGCCGGCCGCGCAAGTCCGACACCACATCACGGTGTTCGCCGTCAGGGTCATCGGCCCCAGCGCGGATATTGATATCGACGAGGATGCTGGTCTGGTCGCTGTCGGCAAGCTGTAGCAGAGTCATGTCGCCGCAGCCGACCGGATGGAAGGTGATTGTTGCCGGCATATTTAACCTTCAGGTTACAAGTATACTTAGTTTATCCAATAAACTGACTTAGGCATAGTAAATTACTGTGTTTTATTCCATGGAATCTCAAAGCGACGCGTCGGAACAGGGGCAAGCACTCCCCCAAGCAGCCTCCTGGAGTCAGGATCGGCGACTGAAATTCATCGAATTTCGGCTGCGCTGGGATGGCCGCGTTAACCGCAGCGATCTGACAGAGTTCTTCGCCATTTCCAGCCCTCAGGCTTCCGCTGATCTGGCGAAGTACAACGAAGCCGCCCCCATGAACTTGGCCTACGACCTCAAAGCCAAGTCGTACATGAGGGGGGAAGGGTTTGCGCCCCTGTACGCGCGTAGCGCGCTGGGCGCGTACCTGAATGAACTGTTCGCGTTGTCCACTGACGTGATCGAGCCAAAGGCCAGTTTCATCGGCTGGCGCCCGGATGTCGCCGTGGCGCCAACCCCGCGCCGGCTGTTGGACGAGCGTGCACTATCCGTCATCTTGCAAGCGATACGCGAGCAGCGGCGTGCAACCATCGTTTACCAAGGCATGAAGCGGCCGGAGCCGGTGGAGCGGGAGATCTCCCCTCATGCGCTTGGATTCGACGGATTTCGATGGCACGTCCGGGCCTATTGCCACCTGCGCGAGAAGTACCAAGACTTCGTCCTTGGTCGCATGGCCGACGCTTCCCTTTCTGAGCATGCTTGGACCTCGGGGGCGGAAGACAAGCAGTGGAACCATTTCCTGACGCTCGAAATTGGTCCTCATCCGGAACTGTCGGTGGCCGCCAAGCGTGCAATCGGGATGGAATATGGAATGGTCGACAACAGGCTTGAACTGACCTGTCGAGAGGCCCTGCTTTTCTACGCATTGCGCCGACTCGGCCTGCAGGCACCGCAAGAAGCAATCGAGGCAGCGCCCGCGCAGCAGATTGTCCTGCTCAATAGGAACGCGCTGCAACCCTACCTAAACCACCTGCAAGGAGGGGGATAAACCCGAGCGTCGCGCATGCGTGGAGGCATGAACTCGCTCGTTGAATGCACGAGGCAACTGACCTCGTTGAGCGCACCGCCCCCCGAGTCGGTCGTTGCCAGCCAAGAAGCAGCCTGTGCTTGGCGTATCTGCACTGCGCACAGCAGAGACTGGGGAAAAAGCGCGCACCGGTCCATTGCCCAAGAAGCCCGGCAGCCCATCCAGCCGGTGGATCGCTAGGCACGGCCCTGCCCTCAGCCTCATCGCTGTAAGACGACATTGCACAAACAATCCAGTACTGTCCTTAGACCTATGGGGAAGCGCAAACCGGAGCCATTTCCTCCACCAAAGCTAGCACCACGGAGCGACCAAAATGTCCATCTCCATCGAGTTTCGCCACAATCTTTCAATAGCTCATCTTTCTGCCGCAGCACTCTTCGCCAGCCAATGCCGCTCTCTCGAGGCAACCGCCGGAACAACCCATTTCGATAGTCCCGAGCGCCGTCAACACAATGCGTGTGCGATATCTGCAGTCATCGTGGCAGTTGCATTCCTTGAGGCAACGATCAACGAGCTCTTCGCGGATTGTGCCGAGGCCC
This is a stretch of genomic DNA from Variovorax paradoxus. It encodes these proteins:
- a CDS encoding ThiF family adenylyltransferase, producing the protein MAALRSHPQVHLVHEPAQIDSFIFVTAEIRVNLPSRAVDGVSATGVRAVEELIFRFPTTYPMEGPVLFLRKDFPTALPHINPHKAGNLVPPCVYQGSLNDLLHAAGFEAIVDQAVNWLERAASGQLMDLQQGWEPTRRGDSKVLLDFDADAMVATLPRNGALAMIPARYVQIGDDILVRLSPGKNERTLFTQDMHSAEQRKPLFHGDTPVLVAMAPWEGESARAFDLYQPDTVHDLSSLSQRVDELGIDAKALLSQLESICSQSSMMASIPKLWPWPGDFIVGIVLASRRPVRLIGSSRDIEFIPYLLRLPCSAAKPDIAQAQLLPAYHVHRLSPKLLAHTTGFGKADLAQRIAILGCGSLGSKIALHLGRAGFGQLTLVDNESLMPHNLARHAAVSMDPPDKTLNLGGLIASLGHAQVKVESADIISLLEDDAKLEQVADASTQLILDTTASAQVAVAATHSRPLAKVAGRFVRSMMYNRGAVAVVLLEGAARQPRCDDLLAQLFRLCRIEPALGTTIRGDASDLAEVFVGDNCRSITMPMSDSTISRSAATVAMQIERWLLGGVPAHAVLAVGLEGRDGIGMSWRSYAVDPVAELLAEGDGGWSVRVGANVVEGIVREAAQYGRLETGGALLGHIDHFGRTIVIAEVIDAPLDSIREPSRFVLGTQGLQQQLLRASNDTLGYLHYIGTWHTHPMGGSHSQMDRDTLGAIADFAPGLPIVSLVWKPDGLICEVARH
- a CDS encoding helix-turn-helix transcriptional regulator, with amino-acid sequence MESQSDASEQGQALPQAASWSQDRRLKFIEFRLRWDGRVNRSDLTEFFAISSPQASADLAKYNEAAPMNLAYDLKAKSYMRGEGFAPLYARSALGAYLNELFALSTDVIEPKASFIGWRPDVAVAPTPRRLLDERALSVILQAIREQRRATIVYQGMKRPEPVEREISPHALGFDGFRWHVRAYCHLREKYQDFVLGRMADASLSEHAWTSGAEDKQWNHFLTLEIGPHPELSVAAKRAIGMEYGMVDNRLELTCREALLFYALRRLGLQAPQEAIEAAPAQQIVLLNRNALQPYLNHLQGGG
- a CDS encoding ComEC/Rec2 family competence protein, yielding MNYEVDFLPVGEGSGDAIVIRYGDDGGGYYLHVVDGGRTDTAETIIGHINNHYTNPVINHMVLSHADDDHATGLIGVMEKFEVRNLWMNRPWMYSDQILDHFHGNFTLQGLIDNIKERHPYLVELERLAIAKGTHIHEVFQGARIGAFTVLAPARDRYINSIPDFGKTPERYTSGAEDSRGFGLLRSFLEGAKKLLENWDIETLASNTETSASNESCVVQYAVLGDKGVLLTADVGPIGLAEAADFGAQLGFNRPKFVQVPHHGSRHNVTPAVLDAWLGPKQPQGTVSGTAFCSVGSNKHDYPRAQVTNAFIRRGFKVYTTRTKWISHYNGPGHPGTVPAVAEEFANEVEGL
- a CDS encoding metallohydrolase yields the protein MPATITFHPVGCGDMTLLQLADSDQTSILVDINIRAGADDPDGEHRDVVSDLRGRLKRDAKKRPYVDAFLMTHPDEDHIRGLQKHFHLGPLADYADDEKPDAEKKIVIREVWSSPLVYRRADKSHVLCDDAKAFNKEAKRRVGVNRTKGFAGVEEGDRILVMGEDEGGKTDDLGPILVKVDESFSTVNTANKAGYFTATLLAPMPKQADAAEEEKLGKNHSSVILNMKIGADARTSDGCRFLVAGDAEVLIWERLWNKHKSNQAVLEYDLLLAPHHCSWHTLSWDSWSELREKAEVSADARSALGVTRAGAVVVASSRAIKNDDKDPPCIRAKREYESIAKDANGSFKCVGEIPSEEEPEPLTFNVTAQGVQQVAKQEAGRKAAAVIGSAATPRPHG